The Rhodothermus marinus DSM 4252 DNA segment CCGCTACACGGAGATTCGCCTGCTTTCCGTTGAATTCGACATCCCCATTCCTGAGGAAATCTTCAGCTTTCGGGCGCTGGAGCAGTAATCATGACCGGACGGCTGGCCTGGCGCAATCTGGGACGTAACCGCCGACGCACGCTGCTGACGGTGGCGGCCGTCTTTTTTGCCACGTTTCTCATGGTGTTCATGCGCGGGCTCCAGCTCGGCACCTACGACTTTTTCATCCGCCAGAGTACCCGCCTTTCGACGGGCTACCTGCAGGTGCAGCACCCCGACTATCTGGACCGCCGCTCGCTGCGCCAGAGCTTCCGGCTCACCGACTCGCTCTTTGCCCGTATTCGCACCACGCCGGGCGTTACTGGTGCGGCTCCCCGGCTGGAAAGCGGCGGGCTGATCAGCAACCGGGCTACTTCCTACGGCGTGCGTCTGCTGGGCATCGATCCGGCTTACGAGCCGGACGTGACCGACTTTCCCACCCGGCTGGTCGAAGGCCGCATGCCGGCGACTACCCGTCCGCTGGAGATCGTGGCCGGTTATCGCCTGCTCGAAAACCTGGGCGCTTCGGTGGGCGACACGCTGGTGCTGCTGGCTGAAACGTACGGTGGCTTTCTGACCAGTCGCTTCGCCGTGGTGGTGGGGGCGCTGCGCATCGGCTACGAGGTGCACGATCGCTCCCTTGTGCTGCTGCCGCTGGCGGCGCTGCAGGACCTGCTCGAAACCGGCAACCGTGTGACGGCCGTGGCGGTGGCCGTCCGGCGCAACGCCGACGTGCCCGTCGTGCGCGACCGGCTCGAAGCCCGGCTCGACAGCACGCTCGTCGTGCGCACCTGGGAAGAACTGATGCCCGAGCTGCGCCAGGCCATCGAACTGGACAACGTCAGCGGCCTGCTTTTTCTCTTCATGCTCCTGATCGTGGTGGCCTTCGGCGTGCTGAACACGGTGCTGATGAGCGTGCTGGAGCGCTCGCGGGAGTTTGGCGTGCTGCTGGCGCTGGGCATGCCCAACGAACGGCTGCTGCGCGTGGTGCTCGCCGAGGCCGCGCTGGTGGTGCTGATCGGCCTCGTACTGGGAAGCCTGGCCGGCTTTGGCGTCAACACGTACCTGATCCGCCACCCGATCACGCTGGGCGGCGAGCTGGCTCGGCTCTACGAGTACTACGGCTTTCTGCCGGTGCTGACCTCGTCGGTGGCCCCCGAAATCTTCCTGCGTACGGCGCTGCGCGTGCTGGTGATCGCCGGCCTGGCCATCCTGTACCCGCTCTGGCACGTGCTCCGACTCGAACCGTTGAAAGGCATCCGCTACACCTGATGAGCTTCCGCGGCGTTACCGGACTGGCCCGCGTGGCCTGGCGCAACCTGTGGCGCAATCGGCGCCGCACGCTAATCGTGCTCAGCAGCGTGGTGGTGGGCGTCTTTGTGCTCGTGCTCTTCGACACGCTCAACCTGGGCATGGTGGAGCAGATGCTCGACAACCAGCTCCGCCTGCACATCGGGCACGTCCAGATCCACCACCGGGGCTACCATGCCAACCCGGCCGTCGAGCGCTTTTTCCGAAAGGCCGAGGCGCTCCGCCAGCAGGTGGCCGCCGAACCCGAAGTGCGGGCGGTGGCACCGCGCGTGCTGGTTCATGGGCTGCTTTCGAGCGCCTACAACAACGGCGGTGTGCAGCTCGTGGGCGTCGCACCCGAAGCCGAGTCGCTCGTGACGTTCATCGCCGACCAGATCGTCGCGGGTCGCTATCTCACCGGCGAGGGCTCGGAGATCCTGATCGGCGAGCGCCTGGCCCGCAAGCTCGAAGTGCGCCTCGGCGACCGGGTGGTGGCCATGGCCGCCCGGCCCGACGGCCAGATCGGCTCGGAGGTGTTCCGCGTGGTGGGGCTGTTCCGCACGGTCAGCGCCGACTTCGACCGGACGATGGCCTTCATCCCGATCGACCGTGCCCGCGCCATGCTGGGGCTGCCCCCCGACGCTGCCCACGAGCTGGCCGTGCTCCTGGACGATGTGCGCCAGGCCGATGCGCTGAAGACCCGCCTGCAGGCCGCGCTGCCCGACACGCTCGAAGTGCTCACCTATCGCGACGTGGTCCCGCTGCTCGTCATGCAGCGCGACCTCTACGCCGAGATGATGTACCTGTTCTACCTGATTATCGGCGTGGCGCTCATCTTCGGGATTATCAACGCCATGCTGATGGCCGTGCTGGAGCGGCTGCCGGAGTTCGGTGTGCTGCGGGCCCTCGGCATGAGCGAGGGGCGGCTGTTTCTACTGGTGTCGCTCGAATCGCTGCTGCTCGGCCTGCTGGGCACGGCCATCGGCTGGGCACTGAGTCTGCCGGTCTACGCCTATCTGGCCCGACACGGGCTGGACCTGGCCGTCTTTTCCGAGGCGCTGGCCGCCTTCGGCGTCGGCTCGGTGATCTATCCGCGTTTGACGCTCCGGGTGGTCTGGAACGCCTGGCTGATCATTCCGCTGGTGGCCTGGCTGGGGGCGCTGTACCCGGCCTGGCGGGCCATTCATGTCGAACCTGTCGAAGCGATGCGCGCCGTATGAATCCGAACGCGATTGTCCAGGCCGAACAGGTAACCAAGATCTACGACGAGGGCGCCGTGCCCGTGCAGGCGCTGCGCGGCGTCTCGCTCACGATCGAGCCGGGCGAGTTCACGGTGATCGCCGGCCCTTCGGGCTCCGGCAAGACGACGCTGCTCAACCTGCTGGGCGCGCTCGACGTGCCCACCGAAGGACGGGTGTTTTTCGAGGGCCAGGACCTGTCCACGCTTTCCCGACGCGAACGGGCCCGGCTCCGGCTCTACAAGATCGGGTTCGTGTTTCAGGCCTACAACCTGATCCCGGTCCTGACGGCGCTGGAGAACGTCGAGTTCGTGCTGCTTTTGCAGGGCGTGCCGGAGCGGGAGCGTCGCAGCCGCGCCCTCGAAGTGCTCGAGCAGCTCGGCATCGGCGAGCTGGCCCACAAACGCCCCCACGAGATGAGCGGCGGCCAGCAGCAGCGGGTGGCCGTCGCCCGCGCCGTGGTCAGCCGTCCCCGCCTGGTGCTGGCCGACGAGCCGACGGCCAACCTCGACTCGGCCACCGGCGCCCGCCTGCTTGACCTGATGGAACAGCTCAACCGCGAGCAGGGCGTGACGTTCGTCTTTTCGTCACACGACCCTCAGGTGATCGAGCGGGGCCGCCGCCTGCTCTGGCTGCACGACGGACAGATCGAACGCGAAGAACAAAGGTGAACCGCCTGCTGCTCACGCTGTTGCTCATTGCGGTCGGTTCGGTGCAGGCCCAGCCGGCCCGCCTGCGCGGCTATGTGCTGGCGCTGCATGCCTACGAGCGCTTCGACCCCGTCGGGGCCTTGCTTTTCGGAGGAGCGCGCACGCTGACGCTGGATCTGGTCCGCGCCCGCCTGATGCCCGAGGCCCGCCTGCCCGGCGGCCTGCGTCTCCAGCTCGCCTACGAACTGAACCTGCTCTACCTCTGGACACCGGGCCTGCTCGCGGGCGAAGCCCCTCTGCCGCCCCGCCAGTTCGTGGATCTGAGCGCCCGGCTCTATCACGACCGCTCCACCCGGATCACGCATTTCATCGATCGGCTTTCGCTGCGAAGGTCGTTCGACTGGGGCCGTATCGAAGCAGGCCGCCAGCGTATCGCCTGGGGCGTCGGCCGCCTCTGGACGCCGGTAGATTTTTTCAACCCGCTGGCTCCTTTTGAATTCGACCAGCTCGAAAAAACTGGGGCCGACGCGCTCGCGCTGCGCTACTACCTGGGGCTGCTGAGCGATCTGGAGCTGGTGTACAACCCGGAGCGCCGGGGCCGCTGGCACAACGTGGCCTTCCGCTGGCGCACCCATGCGGGCACCTACGACCTGGCGCTCGTGGGGGCGCTCCTGCGCCGACGGGCCACCGTGGGGCTGACGGCGGCCGGCAACCTGGGTACGGCCGGTGCCCGCGCCGAGTTGCTCTGGGAGCAGGACCATGCGATCAGCCTCGTGCTGGGCCTCGACCATCAGTTTTCGCCCCGGTGGTACGGGCTTGTCGAGTACTACCGGAACGGCCGGGGCGCGGCCCGTCCCGAAGCCTACGACTGGCCGGCCCTGGCGCGTGGCGAGGCCGTGCAGGTGGGCCGCGACGAGCTGGCGCTGCTGCTGCAGTACGAACTACATCCTCTCGTACAACTCCAGGCGCTGCACCTGCGCAACCTGAACGACCGGAGCTTCTACACCGGCCTGCAGCTCACCTGGCTGGCCACCCAGGCCGTCGATCTCGTGCTGGGCGGCTGGCTGGGCCGGGGCGACCGACTCAGCGAATACGGCCTCCTGCCCGACGTCTTCTTCCTGCGCGGGCGGGTGTATTTCTAATCCCGAATCCGCCCCAGGCGCACCAGCAGGCCGATGTTGGGGGCCACAACCGTCTGCAGGCGTCGGCGTCGCCTGAGCTCCGGCCGCTGACCCTCTACGAAGTCTGTTTCGGTGACCGTCTCAGGCTCAAAAATTAGCCACAGGCCACCCTCGAGCATCACACGGCCGAGCCGAAACCGAACGCCTGGCTCCAGCCCCAGATGGGGATTTTCATCTTCGGACGAAGATCCACCGTCCAGTGGATTGATCTCGGCCGCCCAAGTCAGATGCACCCGACCGTAGAAGTCAAGCGGAGTGCGGGTGTGCGTGGTCACGCCCGCAAAGCCATCGACGAGCAGCAGCAGCCAGCCGGCCCCCACCGTCCCCTGCAATCCGGAGGCAATGGGCCCTTCGGCCACGAGCCCCACACCACCGATCACCTTTCCCTGCAGCCCCCACCAGCCGACCGGCTGCCCACGGGCAGCGGTGCCTGCACTACCCAGCAGCAGACCCAGCACGAGCAGACACGCCCGCGTTCCGCGCATAGGCTGCGAACGTTTTGAAGAAACTGCACTTAAACCATGGGAAATTAAAAATACCGGCCCGAAATAGCCATACGGCCAAGATGACTGCTTTCAAAAGGCTGCGAGCGTGTTCCTATTGAAGCGCATGGCTACATGAATGCTTTTGCTCGCACGCTCCTGTTTTATTTGAGGTCCTGAGATGTAATCGCCGATTCACCGGGGCATGATGGCGCCATACTGATTCGCAGATACAACAGGGCGGACACAGCGGTCCGCCCCTACATGGGGAAAACGTTGTTGTTTGTCCGGTAGGGACGCATCGCAGTGTGCGCCCGTGCTTTCTCACATGCACCAGGACGCCCGAGAAATCATAGAACATATGAGCTACGTAACCGCCCTGCCCGAGCGCACACTGTAACGTCAACATCCGCCATGCGGCATATGGGAACCTATCATCCCACGAAATACTGGCACCGGCTGGAAGACGGACGGGTGCAGTGCGACCTGTGCTCGCGGCACTGCCGGCTTCAGGAAGGACAGCGGGGCTTCTGCTTCGTGCGCATGAACCGGGGCGGTCAGATCGTGCTGACCACCTACGGCCGCTCCAGCGGCTTCTGCATCGATCCCATCGAGAAAAAGCCGCTGAACCATTTCCTGCCGGGAACGGCCGTGCTCTCGTTCGGCACCGCGGGCTGCAACCTGGGCTGCCGCTTCTGCCAGAACTGGGACATCAGCAAGTCGCGCGAGATGGACACGCTGGCCGACGAGGCCGCGCCCGAAACCATCGCCCGCGTGGCCGAAGCGCTGGGCTGCCGGAGCGTCGCCTTCACCTACAACGACCCGGTCATCTTTCACGAATACGCCCTCGATGTGGCCCGGGCCTGCCATGAGCGGGGCATCCGGACGGTGGCCGTCACGGCCGGTTACGTCTGTCCGGAGCCGCGGGCCGAATTCTACGCCCACATGGACGCGGCCAACGTGGACCTGAAGGCTTTCTCGGAACGCTTCTATCGCAAGATCTGCGCGGGCGAGCTGGCCCCCGTGCTCGACACGCTCCGCTACATCTATCACGAAACCAATACCTGGCTCGAGATCACCACGCTGCTCATCCCCGGCGAAAACGACAGCGACGCCGAGCTGCACGCGCTCACCGAATGGATCGTCACGAATCTGGGGCCAGACGTACCGCTGCATTTCACGGCCTTTCATCCGGACTGGAAGATGCGGGACCATCCGCCCACGCCGCCGGAGACGCTGCGCCACGCCCGCGCCATTGCGCTGAAAAACGGTCTGCGCTACGTGTACACGGGTAACATTCTGGACCCGGAAGGCCAGAGCACCTACTGCCACGTGTGCGGCCGCCTGCTGATCGGCCGCGTGGGCTACCGGATCACGGCCTGGCACCTGGACCCGCAGGGCCGCTGCCCGGATTGCCGGACGCCCTGCGCGGGCGTCTTCGAGGCCCGGCCCGGCACCTGGGGCCCCCGCCGCCAGCCCGTATGGCTGAAGGCGTTTGCGCCCTGAAAAACAAAAGCGCCCGGTCCGAAAGCTCGGAGCCGGGCGCTTCGTCCCGCGCAAGCAAACTCCCGATCAGCCGCAACCGCTCGAGCTACCGCAGTTCGGGCACACGTAGCAGGCGCCCGAGCGCACGGTGATCGAACCACAGTTCGAGCAGGCCGGCGCGTCTTCCTGGTTCTGGAACGACACCGTCGGCACCGCAGCGGCTTCCGGCGCGGCGGCCGCGCTCTTCTGCTGCGTCTGCAGGAAGGTTTCGATCGTCTGTCCCACCAGCGGCGTCACCTTGCCGGTCGGCTGCGGCTCGAAGCTCAGCTCCAGTTGCCGCTCATCACGGGCCGGACCGCTGCGTTTCACCTCGGCCGCCACCCCGTCGCGTGGATTTTCCTGCTTTTCTTCCTGCGGCCGTCCCAGGAATTTGAGCGACAGGTAGCGGAAGATGTAGTCCATGATGGACTTGGCGATCGGAATCTGCGGGTTGTTCGTGAAGCCGGCCGGCTCGAAGCGCATGTGGCTGAACTTGTTGCACAGGTCTTCGAGCGGCACGCCGTACTGGAGCGCAATCGAGATGGCCGTCGCAAAGGCGTCCATCAATCCCGAGATCGTCGAGCCCTGCTTGGCCATCGTGATGAAGATCTCGCCCGGCATGCCGGTGTCCGGGTACAGGCCGATGTGCAGGTACCCTTCGTGGCCAGCCACCGAGAACTTGTGCGTGATCGAAGGCCGCTCGTCGGGCAGCCGCTTACGCACCGGCTTGTAGACGATCTTCTCGACGACCTTTTCGATGACCTTCGGCTCGCCGGTCGCCATGCCGTCGCCGCTCGTCTCGCCCTTCTTGTCTTCTTTGCGCGTCGAGAGCGGCTGGCTCCGCTTGGAGTTCTCACGATAGATGGCCAGCGCCTTGAGCCCGAGCTTCCAGCCCTGGATGTAGGCGTCCATGATTTCCTCGACCGTCACGTGCTCGGGCATGTTGACGGTCTTGGAGATGGCACCGCTGATGAAGGGCTGGCAGGCGGCCATCATCTTGATGTGGCCCATGTAGTGGATGAAGCGCTGGCCCTTGTAGGGCTTGAAGGCGCAGTCGAAGACCGGCAGGTGCTCTTCTTTCAGGTGCGGCGCGCCTTCGATCGTGTCGTTTTCTTCGATGTAGGCCAGGATGTCCTTGATCTGCTCCTCGCTGTAGCCCAGGCGGCGCAGGGCGATGGGCACCGTGTTGTTGACGATCTTGAACATGCCATCGCCCTTGCCCGCCAGCAGCTTGTATTTGACCAGCGCGATGTCCGGCTCGATGCCCGTCGTGTCGCAATCCATCATAAACGAGATGGTCCCGGTGGGCGCGAGTACCGTGGCCTGGGCGTTGCGGTAGCCGTAGCGTTCGCCCAGCGCCACCATGCGCGCCATGCTTTCGCGGGCGGCTTCTTTCAGGTAGGCCGGACAACTCAGATGAATGTCCTCGACGGCCGCCTGGTGCATGCGCATCACCTCGAGCATGGGCTCCCGGTTCTTTTCGAAGCCCGGGAACGGCCCGATGTGCTCGATGGCCGCGATCTCGGCGCTCCGGGCATAGGCTTCTGCGTGCATGATCGCCGTGATGGCACCGGCCACAGCCCGTCCTTCATCGCTGTCGTAGGGCAGCCCCATGGCCATCAGCATGGCGCCCAGGTTGGCAAAGCCCAGTCCCAGCGGCCGGTAGTCGTGGCTGTTCTGGGCGATCTTTTCCGACGGATAGCCGGCATTGTCCACGAGGATTTCCATGGCCGTGATGAAAATCCGCACGGCCGCCCGGAAACGCTCGACATCGAACGACCCGTCCTCCCGCTGGAACTTGCGCAGGTTCAGCGAGGCCAGGTTGCAGGCCGAGTTGTCGAGGAACATGTATTCGGAGCAGTTGTGGACGGCGATGCCGTTGGCCACAAAGTGATCCGTAACCGGCTCCGTCAGGTCGTAGACAGGTTCCTCACCCAGCAGTTCAAGCGAAACAACCTGATCGACCAGCGGATCTTCGTACGCCGACACGGTAGCATTCAGCTCACGCAGGGCGGCCGCCTTCGGACTCTCCGGCAGAAAACCAATCTCTCGCTCAAAGCGGACCCGGCTCGACCGGCTAATGCGCAGACTGTATAGAGGCTGAACGCGGTATTCTTTTACCCCACCTCTACCGTCCGGCAACAATGCACGATCGGTCAAACGCCGGTTTTCATACAGCTTGCTCTTGATACCAAAGCCCAGCAGAAGCAGCTGAACCTGCTTCAGGAGTTCGCGCGAAGTCGATTCCAAGCTGATGTACTGGCTCTTTCTACCATAGTTGGCTACCGTGCCATCGGCCGTAAACAGTCCTCGTAGCAGCGCCGCCACACTCTGTCGATCCAGCCGAAAGACTTCCTCAGTAAATCGTTTTGCTGACGAACCCTCGTCCAGCACAGCAAACCGCTTCAAAACCTCCTGTACGGCTCGAGCGCCAGTAGCAACGGCAACTCCGGTAGGCCGCTCTGCCACCCGAACACCTTCAAAATGGGTCTGTCGATCAAACTGATTGACAACCTGAGCGACTTTTTCGGCCACAGCCTTTTCCCGCCGATCCAACATCAAAGTGGCCACTTCATGCGAAATGCAACCGTCCCCGACCATCAGACCGATGTACTCGGCCACTTCAGGATCCAGATGCTCACGACCGAAGCGCGGCGGCACCAGACGCACGATGTCGTTGCGAGTCAGTTCGGCGGCCGGCACATCACCGCGGTTTTCCGTCCACACCGGGTGATCGGCCGTCAGCTTCACCTCATAACCGCAACGGGTGCGCAGTCGGTAGACCGGCTTGACGCCCGTCTCGATCACCCGGGTGGTCCGATGCAGGCGTCCGTCCAGTCCGACTACCCGCGGTGTTTCACCCACCAGACTGTCGATGCGCCGCAATCCATCCTCGGTGGCCACCAGCGTGTCGCCCGTCACACACGGATTGCTGGAGTTGATCGGCCCGCTGTTTTTGCAGGTGTGCCAGCGCTGGATGGTGTCCTCGTACTGCAGGCCCGGATCGCCGCAGATCCAGGTACCCTCGGCCACCTTGTAGAGCAGTTCGTAGGCGTCGATCTCCTCGATAACCTTGCCTGTCGTCACGGCCTTGAGCGGGAATTTCCTGCGGGCCAGCACGGCCTCCATGAATTCGTCCGTGACGCGCACGGACTGGTTCACGTTCTGGAAGGCGACCGAGCTGTAGGCCTCGCCGTTGAACGAGCCGTCGTAGCCCTGCTCGATCAGGGCCCAGGCCTTCTTTTCCTCTTTAGCTTTGGCCGTGACGAACTCCATGATGTCGGGGTGCCAGACCTTCAGCGTCTGCATGATGGCGGCCCGGCGCGTCTTCCCCCCCGACTTGATCGTGGCGCCCGTGGCGTCCTGCACGCGCATGAACGAAACCGGACCCGAAGGCCGACCACCGCCTGAAAGCTTCTCCTTCGTCGAGCGCAGCTTGGACCAGTCGGCGCCCACGCCCGAACCGAACTTGAACAGGCGGGCGCTTTCGGCCATGAGCTGCCAGATGTCGTCGATCGAGTCCTCTACCGAAATGATGAAGCAGGCCGAGGCCTGGGGCCGCTCGTAGGGATCGACGGGCACCACCCGCTGCTTTTCGAAATCCCAGCCGTAGATCGTCTTGCTGCCCGTGTCGCGCACGCCGTACTGGTGGTAGAGGCCCACGTTGAACCAGACCGGCGAGTTGAAAGCGCCGTACTGGTGCAGGCAGAGCCAGGTCAGCTCATCGTAGAAGCGCTCGGCGTCTTCCGGCGTGGCGAAATAGCCCTGGGCCTTGCCCCAGTCGGCGATTGTGCGCGTCACCCGGTGGATGAGCTGCTTCAGGCTGTACTCCCGCTTGCCCTCGCGGGGATCGCCATTGCCGGCCGCCAGATCGCCGTAGAAGTACTTGGACGCGACCACGTTCGTGGCGAGCTGGCTCCACGTCGAGGGAAATTCCACGTCCTTCTGCTCGAAAACCGCTTCGCCTTTGCTGTTGTAGATGGCGGCCGTTCGGCGCTCCCAGGTGACCATGTCGAACGGATGAACGCCTTCCTGCGAAAATACGCGCTCGATGCGCAGCCCGCGACGGAGCTCCGGGGTGTCTGCCGACGACTTGCGGGGGGACTTTGCCATGGCTGCCTCCGAAAACCTGTACGTTCTGGTGATTGAACCACTTGCCCGGTGCCGGCGACTGCATAACGGCAATAACGAGGGCGTTCCCTGCCGCTCACCGGCACAGATGCGGTTCTTTAATAAAGCGACCTGAGGTCCGTTAAATCAAGGATGAGTTAGTCACAACTTATCCACAGAAAGGCCAATGTTTTTGAAAATAACAGACTTTTGCCCCACCAGTTCTCTCTGAGCTGCGTTATTTCCGTTATACATCAATGCGCCTCTAAGTTCAGCCTCCACAATCCACCCGCCCACACTTCTTGGCCTCTCGAGACGTATAACGGAAATAAAAACCCCGGCCAATCAACCGGGGTCCGCCACCGTGCAAGACGGCTTGTCTTCAACCTGCCTGTTTAAAATTCTTCCTCCTCGTCGAAATCATCGAAATCTTCGTCAAAGTCCTCCTCCTCAAAGTCAAAATCATCTTCTTCGTCCTCGAACTCGTAATCGTCTTCGAACTCGTCGTATTCCTCCTCGTCGAAGTCTTCTTCGTACTCTTCGTAATCCTCTTCTTCGAAGTCTTCGTCTTCAAAGTCGAAGTCTTCTTCCTCATCGTAGGCCCAGAGGGGCTGCAGCGGCAGCCGATCCGGCGCAAAGAGTGCGGTGCGCATGGTCAGGAAGCTTACCGGTTTGGTGAACAGGGATCCGACCGGAACGTCCGGCCACACCTCAAAAATACACAACCACGCCGTCAATGCAAGCCCTTCCCACCGGCCTGAAAGTATGAAATTTTTCACGTCGAACCGAACGTCCCCCGAGCGAGTACATGCTACGCCTGCATCGCTCGAACACAATCGAAAAGGAACCATGTACGACACGGACCGCAGCGCGTATCCGCATCCGGACGAGTTCAAGGTGAAACGTCCGGAATATACAGAGCTGGAAGACGGCTACTACCGGGCGACGATCGAGATCGCGCCCTTCAAAGTCGTGGGGGAGAGCCGCACCAAGGCGGGCGCCCGCCGCGTGGCCCTTTACCGCGCCGCGCTGACCTACCGCTCCTACCACCCGTCCTACCGGGTGGAAAATCCCTACCCCGACGAGTTCGTCGATCAGGAGGGCACGCGCTGGCGCCGGCTGCCTCCCTCGCAGCAAGAACTCGGCGACTATGCGTTCGTCGGTCCCGACGGCGAGGAAGACTACGCCACCATCGAACAGATGCTGATGTGGGACATCCGCCCGGCTTCCAGTCAGGAAGAAGACTGAACGTCCCTGACCCCGAAGGCGCTCCGGAATGAGCGCCTTTTTTGTTGGGCAAGCAGTAACTACGTAAAATTACTTAGAACTTTTTTCTTAAATTCCCGAAATAACTGGCGCTTGAATCCTTCGAAATCCGCTACCATGCAGGCGCAGGCCCTGCTGACCGTTCCATTTGATCGGGTGGCGACCCACGCACGCGGGTTTGTGGGCTGGGTGGCCGAACTGCTGCAGGGGCCCCTGGCCTATCAGCATACGCTGCTGGCTGTCTGTCCCAATTCGGAAGCGGTAACACGGGCCGCGCTGGAGGCCGCCGCCGAGGCCAACGCCCCGCTGCTTTTTGCCGCCACGCTGAACCAGGTGGACCTCGACGGCGGCTACACCGGCTGGACGCCCGCCACGCTGGCCCGGTTCGTGGCGGACGAACTGGCCCGCCTGGACCTGCACATCCCCGTCGTGCTCGGCCTGGACCACGGCGGCCCCTGGAAAAAGGATCTGCACGCCCGCAACCGATTGTCCTTTGAGGAAACCTTCCAGGCCGTGCTGCGGGCCATCGAGGCCTGTCTGGATGCCGGCTACGGCCTGCTGCACCTGGATCCGACGGTCGATCTGGAGCTATCGCCCGGCACGCCGGTGCCCATCCCGCGCATTGTCGAACGCTCGGTAGCGCTTTTGCGTCATGCCGAAACCTATCGACTTCGACGTAACCTGCCGCCGGTCGCCTACGAGGTGGGCACCGAAGAAGTCGGCGGCGGCCTGCAGGCCGAAGCGCGCATGGCGGAGTTTCTGGATCGCCTCTGGACCGCACTGGACCGGGAAGGCCTGCCCCATCCAGTCTTCGTGGTGGGCGACATCGGCACCCGGCTCGACACGCGCACGTTCGACTTCGAGCGGGCCCGACGGCTGGACGCGCTGGTGCGCCGCTACGGTGCCCTCATCAAAGGGCACTACACCGACGACGTGGATCGCCTCGATCTGTACCCGAAGGCGGGCATCGGCGGGGCCAACGTGGGCCCGGGCCTGGCCGCCATCGAGTTTGAAGCGCTGGAGGCGCTGGTGGAGGAAGCCCGTCGCCGCGGTCTTTCGGTGACGTTCGATCAGGCCATCCGCCGGGCCGTCGTCGAAAGCGGACGCTGGACGAAGTGGCTCCAACCGGAAGAGAAAGGCCAGCCGTTCGATGCGCTGGATCCCGAGCGGCAACGCTGGCTGGTGGCCACCGGCAGCCGCTACGTGTGGACGCATCCGGCCGTCCTGCAGGCCCGCCGCGAACTCTACGAGGCGCTCGCCCCCTGGCTCGATGCCGACGCTTTCGTGCGCACGCGCATCAAAGCACGCCTGATGGACTACTTTCGTGCCTTCAACCTGATCCATTTCAACGAGCGGCTGCAGGCCTTTCTCCCCGAATGACCGGTCAGGCCGGCTCTTCTGCCTGCGCCAGCGCTTCTTCTTTGACCCGGTGCAGATAGGCCAGGGCTTCTTCCCGATCGGCCGGCAGCTCACCTTTGAAGATCACCTCCTTGATTGCGCCCAGCGCCCGTCGTTCGGGCCCTTTGAGCGAGGCGGCCATCTCCTCGAACAGCGCCGCACGCCGCAGCGCTTCGTCCTTGATCTCCATCATGTACTGAAAGGCCGCATCGTGCTCGTTGGGAATGCGCCCTTCGAGAATGGCTTCTTTGATGGCCTCTTTGATGATCCCCACGGCCACACCTTCGCCGATGCCCAGCGTCCGCATGATCTCCTCGCCATCGACGGGCGGCTGGAAGTTGCGGATGCGGTCCTTTTCCTCCACTTCGGCCATGCGGGCCTCCAGCCGATCGAAAGCCTCCAGATAGCGACGCACGCGCCGGGGATTCTTGGAGGTGATGTCAGCCCGCACCAGCAGCATCAGATCCTCCAGGTCGTCGCCGGCCTCGAAGAGCAGTCGACGGATGGCCGAGTCGGTCACCTG contains these protein-coding regions:
- a CDS encoding ABC transporter ATP-binding protein, yielding MNPNAIVQAEQVTKIYDEGAVPVQALRGVSLTIEPGEFTVIAGPSGSGKTTLLNLLGALDVPTEGRVFFEGQDLSTLSRRERARLRLYKIGFVFQAYNLIPVLTALENVEFVLLLQGVPERERRSRALEVLEQLGIGELAHKRPHEMSGGQQQRVAVARAVVSRPRLVLADEPTANLDSATGARLLDLMEQLNREQGVTFVFSSHDPQVIERGRRLLWLHDGQIEREEQR
- the amrS gene encoding AmmeMemoRadiSam system radical SAM enzyme; translated protein: MGTYHPTKYWHRLEDGRVQCDLCSRHCRLQEGQRGFCFVRMNRGGQIVLTTYGRSSGFCIDPIEKKPLNHFLPGTAVLSFGTAGCNLGCRFCQNWDISKSREMDTLADEAAPETIARVAEALGCRSVAFTYNDPVIFHEYALDVARACHERGIRTVAVTAGYVCPEPRAEFYAHMDAANVDLKAFSERFYRKICAGELAPVLDTLRYIYHETNTWLEITTLLIPGENDSDAELHALTEWIVTNLGPDVPLHFTAFHPDWKMRDHPPTPPETLRHARAIALKNGLRYVYTGNILDPEGQSTYCHVCGRLLIGRVGYRITAWHLDPQGRCPDCRTPCAGVFEARPGTWGPRRQPVWLKAFAP
- a CDS encoding ABC transporter permease, which gives rise to MTGRLAWRNLGRNRRRTLLTVAAVFFATFLMVFMRGLQLGTYDFFIRQSTRLSTGYLQVQHPDYLDRRSLRQSFRLTDSLFARIRTTPGVTGAAPRLESGGLISNRATSYGVRLLGIDPAYEPDVTDFPTRLVEGRMPATTRPLEIVAGYRLLENLGASVGDTLVLLAETYGGFLTSRFAVVVGALRIGYEVHDRSLVLLPLAALQDLLETGNRVTAVAVAVRRNADVPVVRDRLEARLDSTLVVRTWEELMPELRQAIELDNVSGLLFLFMLLIVVAFGVLNTVLMSVLERSREFGVLLALGMPNERLLRVVLAEAALVVLIGLVLGSLAGFGVNTYLIRHPITLGGELARLYEYYGFLPVLTSSVAPEIFLRTALRVLVIAGLAILYPLWHVLRLEPLKGIRYT
- a CDS encoding ABC transporter permease, producing MSFRGVTGLARVAWRNLWRNRRRTLIVLSSVVVGVFVLVLFDTLNLGMVEQMLDNQLRLHIGHVQIHHRGYHANPAVERFFRKAEALRQQVAAEPEVRAVAPRVLVHGLLSSAYNNGGVQLVGVAPEAESLVTFIADQIVAGRYLTGEGSEILIGERLARKLEVRLGDRVVAMAARPDGQIGSEVFRVVGLFRTVSADFDRTMAFIPIDRARAMLGLPPDAAHELAVLLDDVRQADALKTRLQAALPDTLEVLTYRDVVPLLVMQRDLYAEMMYLFYLIIGVALIFGIINAMLMAVLERLPEFGVLRALGMSEGRLFLLVSLESLLLGLLGTAIGWALSLPVYAYLARHGLDLAVFSEALAAFGVGSVIYPRLTLRVVWNAWLIIPLVAWLGALYPAWRAIHVEPVEAMRAV